A DNA window from Aquarana catesbeiana isolate 2022-GZ linkage group LG01, ASM4218655v1, whole genome shotgun sequence contains the following coding sequences:
- the COX7C gene encoding cytochrome c oxidase subunit 7C, mitochondrial: protein MFGQAVRRFATSAIRRSHYEEGPGKNLPFSVENKWRLLALMTVFFGSGFTAPFLIVRHQLLKK from the exons ATGTTCGGTCAGGCTGTCCGCCGGTTCGCGACGTCCGCTATTCGCCGTTCCCACTATGAGGAGGGTCCCGGCAAG AACCTGCCCTTTTCTGTGGAAAACAAATGGAGGCTTCTAGCTTTAATGACTGTGTTCTTCGGCAGTGGGTTTACTGCCCCCTTCCTGATCGTCAGACACCAGCTTCTGAAAAAGTAA